The Pectobacterium sp. A5351 genome contains the following window.
CTCCAAATCGACATCGTTTACAGCGTGGACTACCAGGGTATCTAATCCTGTTTGCTCCCCACGCTTTCGCACCTGAGCGTCAGTCTTTGTCCAGGGGGCCGCCTTCGCCACCGGTATTCCTCCAGATCTCTACGCATTTCACCGCTACACCTGGAATTCTACCCCCCTCTACAAGACTCTAGCTTGCCAGTTTCAAATGCAGTTCCCAAGTTAAGCTCGGGGATTTCACATCTGACTTAACAAACCGCCTGCGTGCGCTTTACGCCCAGTCATTCCGATTAACGCTTGCACCCTCCGTATTACCGCGGCTGCTGGCACGGAGTTAGCCGGTGCTTCTTCTGCGGGTAACGTCAATCGATGAGGTTATTAACCTCACCGCCTTCCTCCCCGCTGAAAGTGCTTTACAACCCGAAGGCCTTCTTCACACACGCGGCATGGCTGCATCAGGCTTGCGCCCATTGTGCAATATTCCCCACTGCTGCCTCCCGTAGGAGTCTGGACCGTGTCTCAGTTCCAGTGTGGCTGGTCATCCTCTCAGACCAGCTAGGGATCGTCGCCTAGGTGAGCCATTACCTCACCTACCAGCTAATCCCATCTGGGCACATCTGATGGCGCGAGGCCCGAAGGTCCCCCGCTTTGGTCCGAAGACGTTATGCGGTATTAGCTACCGTTTCCAGTAGTTATCCCCCTCCATCAGGCAGTTTCCCAGACATTACTCACCCGTCCGCCGCTCGTCACCCAAGGAGCAAGCTCCTCTGTGCTACCGCCCGACTTGCATGTGTTAGGCCTGCCGCCAGCGTTCAATCTGAGCCATGATCAAACTCTTCAATTTAAGATTTGTTTGATTTGCTGAACTCGTCAGCGATGCTCAAAGAATTAAAACTGTTTATTCGTAATGAATTTACTGTTGTTCACTCTTCAAGACTTTTTATATCGTTGAGATACGGTATTGTGAGTGCCCACACAGATTGTCTGATTAAATTGTTAAAGAGCAGTGCGTTGCGGCCTTAACCACTTCGCGAGGTGGCGTATATTACGCTTATCACCTGCAGAGTCAACGTTTATTTTAAAGCGTTTTCTCTTTCTTTACCTACCCGGTTGTGAGTCACAGCGCCGTGTCGATGGAGGCGCATTATAGGGATCCGTTTTCGTTACACAACAACTTTCTTGATCTTTTTTTCCGTTCGCCTGTTTTTCAACCCTTTCGATGAGATCTTACTCGATCCACACCACTTTTCAGTTGCCGATGTCTCATATCTGTCGATATTTTGTCTGTAATACGAATAATCAGTATGTGGCAAATAACTACGAGGTTGTCGATGAGTGCAAAAACATTCCGTCGTTATAACGGTATTTCTCCCATTTTAGGCGAAAGAGTTATGGTCGATCATTCCAGCGTGGTGATTGGCAAAGTAACACTAGGCGATGATGTCGGTGTCTGGCCCCTTGTCGCCATACGCGGTGACGTTAACTACATTGCTATTGGTGCAAGGAGTAATGTTCAGGACGGTTCTGTACTTCATGTCACCCACTGCTCAGAGAAAAAACCAGAAGGTAATCCACTTATTATTGGTGAAGACGTCACAGTGGGCCATAAAGCGATGCTGCACGGTTGCCAAATAGGAAATCGGGTTTTGGTCGGAATGGGATCAATACTCTTGGATGGAGCGATTGTTGAAGATGATGTCATGATTGGCGCAGGCAGCTTGGTCCCTCCAGGAAAACGGCTAGAGAAGGGACATCTATATCTCGGCAGCCCAGTCAAAAAAATTCGGCCACTCACACAAGAAGAAATAGAAGGGTTGATTTACTCGGCAGACAACTATGTTCGTTGGAAAGATGAATATCTTGCTCAGGACAATGAGTAATAACCTTCATCATCCCATTCTTCAGCAACGATCATTTTTTCTAGTTCATCCTCAAGATCCCATCGATACTCCCTGAACAGTGCCAGCCACCGTTCAGGGCTATCACCGCCATAACGTTGCTGGAGCAGCTCTGCGCTGACTAAACATTCCTGCTGAAAGCCATTCACTAAAACGGGAAAGCGGATCGCCATTACCTCATCATCCCAACTTTCACGATCTGGGAACTGGAACGCCTGATTCACTTCGCAAGCTCCTGCTTTAGTATACCGATCACGGGTTCCACATCAGGCATAACGCCATGCCAAAGCTTAAACGCATGGGCCGCTTGCCCCACCAACATTCCCAAGCCATCTGCATAACGGATAGCACCATGCTGTACGCACCATGACAAAAAGGGGGTCAGTTGCGGCAGATAGAACATGTCATAACAACCTGTATCCGGCGAAATGAGTTCTGGCGGTAAATTAGGAATACTGTCGTACATCCCAGAAGATGTCGCATTAATGATCAGATCGAATGACTGACCCTGTAAATCGTCGAGAGCAACAGCTTGAATATCTCCAATGCCACTGAAGATCTTAACTAATTCATCAGCCTTGGAAAACGTCCTATTCGTCAGCACAACCGTACAGCCATAAGCCAGTAAGGGTTGGATAACCCCTCGCGCTGCACCACCAGCACCAACCAGCAACACACGATCCAACGGCTTTACCAGCGCCAATCGTTGCAGATCGCTAAGTAAACCAATGCCATCCGTATTATGACCAAACAGGCGACCGTCACTCAGCCTCTTCAATGTATTGACCGCCCCAGCAAGCGCCGCGCATTCGCTACGTTCATCGGCTTCAGCAAAGGCACGCTCTTTAAAGGGCGCAGTCACATTCGCCCCACCAGCACCATCACGAAAATACTGGCGCAGCATCTGCTCAAAATTATCCAGAGGCGCTAACACGCGCTGGTACGTCAACGTTATCCCCGTCTGTGCAGCAAATAGCTCATGTATGCGAGGTGATTTACTATGTGCAATCGGATTGCCAAAAACCGCAAAAGACGTTACTTCAGACACGTTCCTCTCCAACTTGTCGTTACCCCTGACGAATAAGCTCGCCTGTTAATACATCCCTGATTTCCGATGGGTTCATTCTTCCCCCGACATCCCCAACTAGCACAGGAAAATCATCACCAAACTGCTGAGAGACTTCCTGAGCAGTACGGCAGGGAGGTTGACCACTTAAATTGGCGCTAGTCGACACCAGCGGTTTACCGTAACGCTGACACAGTTCTTTGACTAACGGATGGTCGCTAATGCGCACCGCAAGCGAAGAAAATTGCCCCGTTAACCATTGCGGAGTCGTGCGTTTTGCAGGCAATACCCAAGTAACCGGACCAGGCCATGTAGAAAACATCATAGCCTTCTGCTCATCGGACAACGCGCTGTCATCAATATAAGGAGCAAGTTGGCTAAAATCTGCCGCAATCAGGATCAATCCTTTTTGCCAGGGGCGCTGTTTTAACGCTAGCAGGCGATTAACCGCCACCTCACTATCAGGATCGCAGCCCAACCCAAACACCGCTTCAGTCGGGTACGCAATAACCTGCTGGTTATGTAATTCCCGTAAAACGGGAATCATTAGTTCATCAGAGACATCACTCATTCTTATCAACTTCTGCCGCTACCGGCTTTCCACATAATTTACTGGCACAAAATAGCTTGGTACCTTGCGCCGTTTTTTTTTCAAACAATAAGGCGTAATGGCAAGAAGGACATTCACCCGCGATCGGCTTATGGTTTAACGTAAACTGACAATCGGGATAGCGATCGCAAGAATGAAACACCTTACCGTAGCGAGACTTACGCTGTAACAGCGTGCCTTCATTACACTGTGGGCATCGAATCGCCGTTTCATCAGGGCGATCGATAGTCTCGGTATGATGGCATTCAGGGTAATTGCCACAGCCGATGAACATCCCATAACGGCCTTGCCTTAATACCAATGTCGACTGACAAAGTGGGCATTGCTGCCCATCCAACACTTTGACGATATGTCCATCAGCCTGCGCTTTCAGTGGGCGAATGAATTCGCATTCTGGATACGCAGAACAGCCGAGAAACGGGCCGTGCCGACCAGAACGGATAACCAGCACAGACCCACAGTCTGGACATATTTCCTGTTTTTTTTCAGCAAACAGTATGGGCTTAGCCATTTGAAATGTTATCCCTCTGGCTATTGCACATAACCGTCATTGACCTCAAAGAGTAATTCTTCCATTTGCTGATAGGCATTCTCACAGCCAGGCACATTGAAAAGCACCATGAGGATGACCCACTTCAGATCTTCCAGATCGAACTCCTGCGTTTCCAACGCCATGACGCGTTCGATGACCATCTCCCGCGTTTCAAGATTCAGAACCTGAATTTGCTCAAGGAACAATAAAAAGCCACGACATTCCGCATCAAGACGCATCTCCTCATCCTGCGTATAGATCCGCATAGCCAGAGGATCGTTCGCCAAATAAAGCGGAGCAGTCTGCCCTTCCTGAATATCGGCCAATTTTTCCAGCCAACTCAACGCGCTATAGATATCGTTACGATCGAATCCAGCGCGGGTGAGGTCATCAGTTAACGTATCCTGATCGACACGCATTTCAGTTTCATTGTGGATGTAGCTCTCAAACAAGTACATGAGTACGTCGAACATGGCCTGCCCTCCTTAATCGGACATAGCCGCCGGGTACTGCTGCGATCCATCCTGCTAACTCCAGCTCTAATAGCTTGGTGACTATCTCTGGCACAGGTTGGCCGGCACGTTCAGCGACAACGTCAACAGGTGTAACCTCATCTCCTACGTTAGCCAACACGTCGGCAAATGGCAATTCGCCATCCTCTTCTTCGTTAGAAATAGTTTGCCCGCTTTCCATTGACAGCCACTGTAGCTCACTCACCAATTGCTCAAGAATATCCTTCGGATGTGTAACCAGGTTGGCTCCTTGCTGGATCAACCAGTGCGTTCCCTCAGTCATAGGGTTACCGATTGGCCCTGGCAGAGCGAAAACCTCACGCCCTTGTTCTAAAGCATAACGTGCCGTGACCAGCGACCCGCTGCGGATAGACGCTTCAATAACCAGAACCCCCAACCCTAACCCGCTAATGATACGATTTCTTCTGGGAAAGTTGGTTGGGAAAGGCGGCATCGCGAGGGGAAATTCGGAGACCAATGCACCGCCAGCACCACAAATACGTTCGGCAAGCTTAACGTGCCGCTTGGGATAAATATTCTCCAGTCCGCTTCCTAACACGGCAATGGTTCTCCCCCCTGCATCCAAAGCAGCACGATGAGCAATACCATCAATACCAATGGCTAACCCACTTGTCACAGTAAGGTCATTTGCGGCAAGTTCTTGAGCAAAAAATCCTCCCCAGCGTTCGCCGTAAGCACTGCTGTCTCGGCTACCAATAATCGATATCTGTGGCGATGCCAATAACTCAGGAGAGCCAGACACAAAAAGCAACAGTGGAAAATCACGAATGTTGTTCAACAGAAAAGGATACAGGGCGTCTTCGCACGTCACGATATGATGATTGGGATAAGACAACCAATTAAGTGTTTCTTCCAAGCTCTTACGATCATAGGAACAGAATTGTGCGATTTGCTCATCAGACAGGCCTAACGTGCGCAGGCTCTCATGATCGAACGTTTTTAAATTAATAAGTTTTCTGACAATAACCCGAGCGCGCAAGGTGCCCAGGTGCCTTACCCCCGCCATACGTAGCCAAATTTCCGTTGATAGCATCAGCGTCCCTTATTCCGCTATGTTCAGATAAGTGGTGCAATTCAGTGCTGATGCTGTCAATCGGGGCAGGAAATGTCTAGAATGAGCGCTAAGACTCTCTCACTATTCAGATACAGATCTAAATATATATGGCAGTTTTGCAGGTATTACATTTCCCAGACGAGCGGCTCCGCATTACTGCGCAGCCCGTAAAAGAAGTCAATGCAGATATTCAACGTATCGTGGATGATATGTTCGATACCATGTACGAAGAAGAAGGTATTGGGCTTGCCGCAACACAGGTGGATATTCATCAGCGTATTATTGTCATTGACGTCTCTGAAGAACGAAACCAACGGCTGGTGCTGATCAATCCCGAGCTGATTGAAAAGAGCGGCGATACGGGTATCGAAGAGGGTTGCCTGTCGATCCCTGAAACGCGTGCGCTGGTTCCTCGTTCAGAGCATGTAAAAGTGCGTGCATTAGATCGTGAAGGTAAGACGTTCGAGCTCGAAGCAAGCGAACTACTTGCCATTTGCATTCAGCATGAAATGGATCATCTGGTTGGGAAACTGTTTATCGATTACCTTTCCCCGCTTAAACGCCAGCGCATTCGTCAAAAACTGGAAAAACTGGCTAAGCAGAATAGCCGAGCCCGCTAATTTTCATCCTGACAGGAAGCACCGTGTCTGATTCTTTACGCATAATCTTTGCCGGCACCCCTGACTTTGCAGCGCGTCATCTTGACGCGCTTTTATCATCAGGACATGAGGTCGTTGGCGTTTTCACCCAGCCCGATCGCCCATCTGGCAGAGGCAACAAGCTCACCCCCAGTCCGGTGAAAGTACTGGCAGAGCAACATAACATTCCCGTTTTTCAGCCTAAATCTCTGCGACCAGCAGAAAATCAGGCGATGGTTCAGGCGTTAGATGCCGATGTTATGGTCGTTGTCGCCTACGGCTTAATTCTGCCGCAGCCCGTATTATCCATGCCGCGCCTTGGCTGCATTAATGTCCACGGTTCTCTGTTGCCTCTCTGGCGTGGTGCGGCGCCAATTCAGCGTGCACTGTGGGCTGGGGATAGCGAAACCGGTGTGACGATCATGCAAATGGATGTCGGACTTGATACCGGTGCAATGCTGCACAAAATTTCATGCCCCATCCTGCCTCAAGATACCAGCGCAACGTTGTACGATAAACTTGCTGAGCTGGGACCGCGTGGCTTATTGGAAACGCTGGAACAACTTGCTGATGGCATCGCTGTCGCTGAAGCGCAAAATGACGCCCTTGCCACCTACGCAGAAAAGCTCAGCAAAGAAGAAGCTCGTCTAAACTGGCAGTTATCTGCCGAGCAACTTGAGCGTTGTATTCGTGCTTTTAATCCTTGGCCTGTCAGCTATTTCACGGTAGATGAACAACCGGTGAAAGTCTGGAAAGCCGAGGTCATTACTACAGCACATAGTACATTGCCCGGCACCATCCTTCAGGCAGATAAACAGGGTATTCAGGTGGCAACAGCTGCGGGTATCTTGAATATTCAGGAATTGCAGCCTGCCGGCAAAAAAGTGATGAGTGCGCAGGATCTGCTTAACTCACGTCGTGAGTGGTTCGCTCCCGGTAATACACTGGGCTAATCTATTTTTCATACCGGCGTCATGCCGGTATATCCTCTCTTTTTTACGTATACGTCATCGCTAACACATGAAAAGCTCATACAATCTACGCAGTATTGCCGCAAAAGTGGTGGGACAGGTTCTGGATCAGGGACAGTCACTCAGTGCCTTATTACCTGTTCATCAGCGTGAAGTTTCCGAGAAAGATCGCGCACTTTTACAAGAGCTTTGCTTTGGCGTATTGCGCGTTTTACCTCAGTTGGAGTGGTGTATTCAGCAGCTGATGGCAAAACCCCTGACGGGCAAACAACGCACGCTGCATTACCTCATCATGGTCGGCATTTACCAATTGCACTACACTCGAATCCCGCCACATGCGGCTCTGGCAGAAACGGTAGAAGGTGCCGTCGCACTAAAACGGCCACAGCTCAAGGGGCTGATTAATGGCGTATTGCGTCAATTCCAGCGCCAGCAGGAAGAACTCATTCAGCGTGAAGCAACTCACTCATCTCACTACCTGCATCCAAGCTGGTTGCTGGAACGTATTGAGCATGCCTATCCAAATCACTGGCAAAGCATCGTTGAGGCAAATAACCAGCGCCCTCCGATGTGGCTACGTGTGAATCGGTTACATCATACGCGGGAAGCGTACTTAAATTTACTGGCGCAAGAGGGAATCGAAGCATTTCCTCATACTGAATACTCCGATGCGATACGGTTAGCTTCTCCCTGCGCCGTCGATCAATTACCGGGCTTTTCACAAGGATGGGCAACGGTGCAGGATGCTTCTGCTCAAGGCTGCGTCTATTGGCTCGATCCACAAAATGGCGAACAGATCCTCGATCTCTGCGCTGCACCCGGTGGAAAAACGACGCACATTTTAGAAGCTGCACCCAAATCTCACGTGCTCGCTGTCGATATTGATGAGACGCGTTTAAGTCGGGTAAAAGAAAATTTACTGCGATTACAAATGCATGCAGAAGTGAAACAAGGTGATGGGCGTTACCCCGATTCGTGGTGTGAAGGGCGCATGTTTGATCGTATTCTGTTGGATGCTCCTTGTTCCGCCACTGGCGTGATTCGTCGTCATCCTGATATCAAATGGCTACGCCGGGACAGAGATATCGAGGAGTTGGTTGCACTGCAAAAAGAAATTCTTGACGCCATTTGGCCACATCTCAAAGCAGGCGGCACAATGGTCTACGCCACTTGCTCCATTCTGCCGCAAGAAAACGCCCAACAAGTTACGGATTTCCTGACTCGCCATACCGATGCAACACTGGTTGATACAGGAACACAAGAACAGCCAGGCATACAGATGCTTCCTCATGCTGATGGTGGCGATGGTTTCTTTTATGCGAAGCTGGTAAAAAACTGATATTGAACCCAGTATTGTCTGCAACAGGCAGCAATCAATAAACGGCATGGCTTATTATGAAAATTATCATCCTTGGCGCGGGTCAGGTCGGCGGAACACTGGCAGAAAATCTAGCAGGTGAAAACAACGACATCACTGTCGTTGATACTGATGCAAACCGGTTACGCCAGCTTCAGGATAAGTTTGATCTGCGTGTCGTTACTGGCTATGCCTCTCATCCGCGAGTGCTACGTGAAGCAGGAGCGGAAGATGCGGATATGCTGGTCGCCGTTACCAATTCAGATGAAACGAATATGGTAGCCTGCCAGATCGCTTATTCTCTTTTCAAAACACCAAACCGGATCGCGCGCATCCGTGCTGCCGAATACATCCGTGAATCAGAACAGCTGTTTTTACCCGAAGCGGTTCCCATCGACCACTTGATCTCCCCAGAACAACTGGTGATCGATAACATCTACAAACTGATCGAATATCCCGGAGCGCTCCAGGTCGTCAACTTCGCCGAAGGCAAAGTGAGTCTTGCTGCGGTTAATGCCTATTATGGCGGCCCGCTGGTTGGCAATGCCCTCACCTCTCTTCGTGAACACATTCCCCATGTAGATACCCGCGTTGCGGCTATTTTCCGTCACGATCGTCCGATTCGCCCACAGGGTTCCACTATCATCGAAGCCGGTGACGAAGTGTTTTTTGTTGCTGCCTCCCAACATATTCGCGCAGTGATGAGCGAATTGCAGCGCCTTGAGAAACCGTATAAAAGGATCATGATCGTTGGCGGAGGTAACGTCGGTGCAGGATTAGCCCAGCGGTTAGAAAAAGACTACAGCATCAAGTTGATAGAACGAAATGCAGATCGTGCAGCAGAGCTGGCTGAGCTTCTGCAAAATACGGTGGTATTTCATGGCGATGCTTCAGACCAGGAACTCCTTGCCGAAGAACATATTGAGCAGATTGATGTATTCATCGCCATTACCAATGATGACGAAGCGAATATTATGTCAGCGATGCTGGCCAAACGTATGGGTGCGAAAAAAGTAATGGTGCTCATCCAACGTCGAGCTTATGTCGATCTGGTCCAGGGTAGCGTCATTGATGTCGCTATCTCCCCACAGCAGGCAACCATTTCTGCGCTACTCAGCCACGTCCGTAAGGCAGATATCGTTAGCGTATCCTCCTTGCGCCGTGGTGTGGCCGAAGCAATCGAGGCCATCGCCCACGGTGATGAAGGCACATCGAAAGTTGTCGGAAGAATGATCGAAGATATTAAGCTTCCACCTGGTACCACTATCGGCGCAATTGTTCGCGGTGATGACGTCATCATTGCCAATGCAAATAGCAAAATCGAGCAAGGCGATCATGTCATCATGTTCTTAGCTGACAAAAAATTTGTACCTGATGTTGAACGACTATTTCAACCAAGTCCCTTCTTTTTGTAATGTAGGAACAGATTTATCACGAATCGATAATCTGGCAAAGATACGGCTATTGGTTAGAATTAATTTATATTTTTGGCAAGGAGAACAGATATGAGCATCATCAAAGAATTCAGAGAGTTTGCCATGCGTGGCAATGTTGTCGATTTGGCGGTGGGTGTCATTATTGGTGCTGCTTTCGGCAAAATTGTCTCTTCGCTGGTATCAGATATTATTATGCCGCCACTTGGGCTTTTGATTGGCGGGGTCGATTTTAAACAATTCAGCCTAATTCTTCGTGATGCCCAAGGCGAAATTCCCGCCGTTGTCATGAACTATGGCGCTTTCATTCAAAATATTTTCGACTTTGTCATCGTCGCTTTCGCGATCTTTATGGCAATCAAACTCATGAACAAGCTACGCCGCAAGCAGGAGGATGTACCTGCCGCACCGCCGAAGCCTAGCGCTGAAGAGAAACTGTTAGCTGAAATTCGCGACTTATTGAAAGAACAACAGCCTAAACAATAAGAACTGAGCTTTTATTAATTCTTACTTTCGCTACACAAAAAGCAGAAAGGCCAGAGGTAAATAATCACTTGATTGCTTACCACTGGCCTCCCAACTACCTTTCTTCACATGTTTTTCTTTTCTACGATAACTTCCTTTACCTTTTTCATTCACTTCAATACGTTGGCGAAACAGTGGGTCATGTAACAGTGCCTCAATGGCGTTGTCCTGAATTTTCCCACGCTTATGACGATATGTGGTCATCATCACTCCTAAGAAAGTTGGGTTAATAAGCTGTATATGTATCAATAAATCAGGCGGAGTATATAGCCGAAATGGAAAGATGAGAATAGCAATCTGGAGAATTCTTCTGGCAGCTAGAACTTTTCATTGAACTGTGTTTTGTATTCCTGATGTAGAAAATCAGTATTGATCCCTTTCTGCTGCAAGCTCATTTCCAACATACGCAAGCGTCGAGAAGCTTTTTCGTATTCAGGAGAATCACGGGATATCGTTTCAAGAAAGTCGGTTAGTTGTAAAGCGTCTTTCCTTTCTTGAAGTTCTACAGGCAAATAGCCAGCATTCTTGAGTAGCCGATAGGCGGTTCTTAGTTCCTGTGGTATGCCACTATCATCATCAAGAATCAAAGGGCTGCCGGAACCTGAAAGATTGTCAAAAACACCGTCTTCCTGAGCCTTGCGGATACATTTTTCAACTAACTCATCAATCAACCACATGGCAATCTCTCACCTGTTTTCATTAATGGAGCTTAGTTTATTTCAGATGTAAAAAAACCGGGTTTCCCCGGTTTTTTTATGCTCTTACAGATTACTCTGCAGTAGCAACTTCTTCTGTCTGAGAGACTGAGCGATCAACGAGCTCGATGTATGCCATCGGCGCATTGTCACCAGCACGGAAGCCACACTTCAGAATACGAGTGTAACCACCGGCACGGCTCGCGAAACGCGGGCCCAGTTCATTAAACAGTTTTGCCACGATCTCGTTATCACGAGTACGGGCGAATGCCAGACGACGATTAGCAACGCTGTCGGTCTTGGCAAGAGTAATCAGCGGTTCAACAACGCGACGCAGCTCTTTCGCTTTCGGCAGGGTCGTCTTGATGATTTCATGACGAACCAAAGAACTAGCCATGTTACGGAACATAGCCTGACGATGGCTGCTGTTACGGTTCAGTTGACGACCACTCTTACGATGGCGCATGACCTTATCCTTCTCAGTAAAACCTTAACCTGTGATCTGGTTACTCATCAGCAATGCTTGCCGGTGGCCAGTTTTCCAGGCGCATGCCCAGAGACAGACCACGGGAAGCCAGTACGTCTTTAATCTCAGTAAGAGATTTTTTACCCAGGTTAGGCGTTTTAAGCAGCTCAACCTCGGTACGCTGTACCAGATCACCGATGTAGTGGATAGCTTCTGCCTTAAGGCAGTTAGCAGAGCGGACAGTCAATTCCAGATCGTCAACAGGGCGCAGCAGAATCGGATCGAATTCTGGTTTCTCTTCTTTAACTTCTGGCTGACGAACATCACGTAAGTCAACAAAAGCTTCAAGTTGTTCGGCCAGAATGGTAGCCGCACGGCGGATCGCCTCTTCAGGATCGATCGTGCCATTGGTTTCCATTTCGATGACTAGCTTGTCCAAGTCAGTACGCTGTTCTACACGAGCCGCTTCAACATTGTAGGCAATACGCTCTACAGGGCTGTAGCAAGCATCAACTAACAGACGACCAATCGGGCGCTCATCTTCTTCCGTATGAATACGGGCAGATGCCGGCACATAACCACGACCACGTTGAACTTTGATACGCATACTAATAGATGCGTTCTCATCGGTCAGATGGCAAATTAAGTGCTGCGGCTTGACGATTTCGACATCACCATCATGGATGATGTCGGCTGCAGTCACAGGGCCAATGCCAGATTTATTCAGGGTAAGAATAACTTCATCTTTGCCTTGAACTCTCACCGCCAGCCCTTTCAGGTTGAGCAGGATTTCCAGGATATCTTCCTGTACGCCTTCTTTGGTGCTGTACTCATGCAGTACACCATCAATCTCAACCTCGGTCACCGCGCAACCTGGCATGGATGAAAGCAGAATACGGCGCAGTGCGTTGCCAAGAGTATGGCCGAAGCCTCGCTCTAATGGCTCAAGGGTCACCTTGGCGTGCGTCGAACTCACTTGCTCGATATCAACCAGGCGCGGTTTTAGAAACTCTGTCACAGAACCCTGCATTGTGTCCTCTCTTTGGTACTAAGCTTTACTTGGAGTAAAGCTCGACGATCAGGTGTTCATTAATGTCCGCAGACAGATCGGTACGTTCAGGAATACGCTTGAACACACCTTCCATCTTGGCAGCATCAACTTCCAGCCAAGTTGGCTTTTCACGCTGTTCAGCCAGCTCCAGA
Protein-coding sequences here:
- a CDS encoding DUF1992 domain-containing protein → MWLIDELVEKCIRKAQEDGVFDNLSGSGSPLILDDDSGIPQELRTAYRLLKNAGYLPVELQERKDALQLTDFLETISRDSPEYEKASRRLRMLEMSLQQKGINTDFLHQEYKTQFNEKF
- the mscL gene encoding large-conductance mechanosensitive channel protein MscL: MSIIKEFREFAMRGNVVDLAVGVIIGAAFGKIVSSLVSDIIMPPLGLLIGGVDFKQFSLILRDAQGEIPAVVMNYGAFIQNIFDFVIVAFAIFMAIKLMNKLRRKQEDVPAAPPKPSAEEKLLAEIRDLLKEQQPKQ
- the rplQ gene encoding 50S ribosomal protein L17; this encodes MRHRKSGRQLNRNSSHRQAMFRNMASSLVRHEIIKTTLPKAKELRRVVEPLITLAKTDSVANRRLAFARTRDNEIVAKLFNELGPRFASRAGGYTRILKCGFRAGDNAPMAYIELVDRSVSQTEEVATAE
- the trkA gene encoding Trk system potassium transporter TrkA produces the protein MKIIILGAGQVGGTLAENLAGENNDITVVDTDANRLRQLQDKFDLRVVTGYASHPRVLREAGAEDADMLVAVTNSDETNMVACQIAYSLFKTPNRIARIRAAEYIRESEQLFLPEAVPIDHLISPEQLVIDNIYKLIEYPGALQVVNFAEGKVSLAAVNAYYGGPLVGNALTSLREHIPHVDTRVAAIFRHDRPIRPQGSTIIEAGDEVFFVAASQHIRAVMSELQRLEKPYKRIMIVGGGNVGAGLAQRLEKDYSIKLIERNADRAAELAELLQNTVVFHGDASDQELLAEEHIEQIDVFIAITNDDEANIMSAMLAKRMGAKKVMVLIQRRAYVDLVQGSVIDVAISPQQATISALLSHVRKADIVSVSSLRRGVAEAIEAIAHGDEGTSKVVGRMIEDIKLPPGTTIGAIVRGDDVIIANANSKIEQGDHVIMFLADKKFVPDVERLFQPSPFFL
- a CDS encoding DNA-directed RNA polymerase subunit alpha, which produces MQGSVTEFLKPRLVDIEQVSSTHAKVTLEPLERGFGHTLGNALRRILLSSMPGCAVTEVEIDGVLHEYSTKEGVQEDILEILLNLKGLAVRVQGKDEVILTLNKSGIGPVTAADIIHDGDVEIVKPQHLICHLTDENASISMRIKVQRGRGYVPASARIHTEEDERPIGRLLVDACYSPVERIAYNVEAARVEQRTDLDKLVIEMETNGTIDPEEAIRRAATILAEQLEAFVDLRDVRQPEVKEEKPEFDPILLRPVDDLELTVRSANCLKAEAIHYIGDLVQRTEVELLKTPNLGKKSLTEIKDVLASRGLSLGMRLENWPPASIADE
- a CDS encoding alternative ribosome-rescue factor A is translated as MTTYRHKRGKIQDNAIEALLHDPLFRQRIEVNEKGKGSYRRKEKHVKKGSWEASGKQSSDYLPLAFLLFV